DNA sequence from the Flavobacteriales bacterium TMED191 genome:
TTGCTAAATCGAAGTATTTACAATAATTTTTTTTGTCTGCATCAATAAATACTAAATCATATTTAAATTGCAAATTTGGAATTATTTCCAATGCATTGCCTGTGTGTAGCTTTATTTTGTTTTCTAGCCCCGATTTTTTAAAATATTTTCTGGAAAAATTTTCCAATTCTTGATTTATTTCAATTGTATGTAGCTCACCATCATGAGTTAAACCACTTGCTAAGCATATGGCAGAATAACCTGTATATGTTCCAATTTCAAGTATGTATTTAGGTTTTTTTAAACCACTAATTAACCTTAGTGTTTGACCTATTAATTTGCCACTCAACATTCTAGGCATTAAAATCTTATAATTTGTTTCTCTCTCTAATTCGTCTAGTAATTCGTCGTTAGAAGTCATGTTTTGACAGTATTCTAATAGTCTGTTTGGTAAGAAATCCATTTTAATAATATTTATTTATAATTTAATTAGTTAAATTCGAAATTAACTAATATGTAAAGCATCTAATATGTACAAAGTTAAAATTATTATTTTCTCATTCATCTTTCTATTATTTAACCCTCTCTTTGCTCAATTTTCATCCACTAAATCAAAAAATAAAGACCAGCAAAAACCACCAAAAAGTACTTCAAAAAAAACTATTCTTGAAACAACAAAGAACTGCATTGAGTATGATGGTTTATTTAAAATATATCAAGATAAGGATAATGCAAAATCATTCATTGAAATAGACACATTGCAATTTAATAAAGAATTCATATACTTTAGCTATATAGAGGATGGTGTTGGTGATTCTCGTAATGTTAGAGGCAGATTTAGGGGCTCAAAAATTATTACGATAAAAAAGTATTTTAATAAAATTGATTTTATAATAGAAAATTATTCTTATTATTTTGATCCAGAAAGTCCATTAAGTAGAGCATCAGATGCAAATATCAATGAGCCGATTATAATAAGTGAAGAAATTATTGCTTTAAATACTGATAGTTCAAGTGTCTTAATTAATGCAGATAATATTTTTTTAACTGAAGCTTTTCAACAGGTAAAATCTTCATATTCACCTGGTTATAAGGGTTTTAAACTAGGGAGTCTTAGTAAATCAAAAACAAGATATCATAAGTTCAATAATTATCCAAGTAATACTGATGTGATTGTAGATTATGTATATGAA
Encoded proteins:
- a CDS encoding O-methyltransferase, with the translated sequence MDFLPNRLLEYCQNMTSNDELLDELERETNYKILMPRMLSGKLIGQTLRLISGLKKPKYILEIGTYTGYSAICLASGLTHDGELHTIEINQELENFSRKYFKKSGLENKIKLHTGNALEIIPNLQFKYDLVFIDADKKNYCKYFDLAMKKLTSGGCIIIDNVLWSGKVINKSNEKDIETNEIKKLNLMIQNDSRVRNTLLPIRDGIMICELL
- a CDS encoding DUF5117 domain-containing protein; translation: MYKVKIIIFSFIFLLFNPLFAQFSSTKSKNKDQQKPPKSTSKKTILETTKNCIEYDGLFKIYQDKDNAKSFIEIDTLQFNKEFIYFSYIEDGVGDSRNVRGRFRGSKIITIKKYFNKIDFIIENYSYYFDPESPLSRASDANINEPIIISEEIIALNTDSSSVLINADNIFLTEAFQQVKSSYSPGYKGFKLGSLSKSKTRYHKFNNYPSNTDVIVDYVYETKYPSKYGSRAVTDSRIVSIRIQHSLIELPESGFEPRYDDPRVGYFHTQTNNMTSIDQINYRDMIHRWDLKKKHPDKNLSAPITPITWWIENTTPIEFRDIIKKGVESWNIAFEKAGFINAIQVNTQPDTANWDAGDIRYNVLRWTSSPQPPWGGYGPSFVNPKTGQIIGA